ATCTAAAGAACAAGCAAAATATTCTGAAATTATAAAATTAAAACACCTCTCATCAAACCTCTAGGAACACCCTTAAACTCCTCATAATATTTCAATAAAAGTTTCGATTACAATAAATATAATTGTTATTTTGTGGAATCTAATTTTTGATTCGTTATGTTGAAAAACAATTTTAAATATATCTATTTTTTATTATTGCTAGTTGTTGTTAGTTGCGCTAAAAGAGGCAGCATAACTGGCGGATTAAAAGACACTATTGCCCCAGTTTTAAAGGCAAGTTTTCCAAAAAATTTCAGCACAAACTTTAAAGAAAACGAAATTAAATTGACTTTTGATGAATACATCAAACTAAAAGATTTGAAGAAACAACTCATTATTTCACCACCAATGAAAAATGAGCCACTGATTTCGCCTTTGACTTCAAGTAAATATATTACGATAAAAATCAATGATACCTTAAAACCTAACACTACCTATAGTTTTAACTTTGGTCAAAGTGTCGCTGATAATAACGAAGGAAATACTTTAAACCAATTCAAATACATATTTTCAACAGGAAATAACATAGACTCTTTGGCCATTGGCGGAAAAATAAAAGATGCTTACAACAAGGAAGTTGAGTCTTTTGTTTCCGTAATGTTGTATGAGGTGAATGACACTTACAAAGATTCCATAGTATATAATGAAACTCCCAGATATGTAACCAATACATTAGACAGTTTAAAAACATTTAGATTAGAAAACATTAAAGCTGGAAAATACCTTCTGGTTGCCATGAAAGACTACAATAACAATAACAAATACAATCCTAAAAAAGACAAAATAGGCTTTCGCAAAGAATTCATCACCATCCCAAACGACACCATTTACGAACTAGAATTATTCAAAGAAACATTACCTTTCAAAGCATTCAAACCAAATCAGGTTTCTGGAAACAGATTAGTTATGCCTTATGAAGGGAATCTACATTCAGCAAATGAAAGACCAAAGATTGTCTTAAAAAACAAGGACGAAATCATCCCTACAATACTAACGCAATTACCAAAAAAAGATTCCTTACAGATATGGTACAAACCTATAAAAGCAGATTCTCTGAGTATAGAAGTCAACAAAGACAAATACACTGGAACGTTTAATTTTAAAATTAAAGATCAGAAAAAAGACAGCTTAAGTATTGTTGCTAAACCAAATGCGATATTAAATTTCAGAGATCGCTTTACTTTAGAAACTGCAACTCCATTAGTAAATTTTGACAAATCAAAAATAAAAATACTAACTAAAGATTCGGTTGATGTTCCGTTTACTACCGAATACGATGAGTTTAATCAAAAATTATATCTTGATTTCAAAAAAGAGCCTTCCGAAAAATACAATTTCACCTTATTACCTGGTGCTCTAACTGATTTTTATGAAAAATCAAACGATACTTTACGCTATAAGCTAGACACAAAAAGCACTACTGAGTACGGAAATCTTAATGTCACTTTGGAAAATGTCAAACATTTTCCAGTACTAGTTGAATTGACTAATGCAAAAGGAGAAGTAATAACATCTCAATATACTGAAAGCAATCCTGTAATCACTTTTAGTCTATTAGAGCCCGCTTTGTTTTCACTAAGAGCTATTTACGACGAAAATAAAAACAAAACATACGATCCTGGAAATTTTTTAGAAAAAAAATATGCCGAAGAAGTTATTTATTTTTCAAAAGAAATAGATGTTCGAGCAAATTGGGATGTGGAACAACCTTTTGACTTAAGCATTCCGTACATTCCAGAGAAAAAACCAAAAAAGAAAACGGAGAAAAAGAAACCCTAACTCAAGACTATAAATTCTTTATTTCAAAAGAATCTAAATCGTTTAGGAAACCTAATTTTTTTCTGGTTTCAAGCATTTTATCTTTGTTTAATTCTACTATAAAAACGGCTTCTGATTCCTGAGGTTCTAAAATAGAATTACCAAGATAATCAACAACTTGCGAATGTCCAATATATTCTAAATTATTACTGTCAAGACCAACTCTATTTACTCCAATTGTATAGCACATGTTTTCGACAGATCTGGCTTTTATTAAAATATCCCAAGCATTAATTCTTGGCTTTGGCCAATTGGCAACATATAATAGCAAATCATAATTTTCAGTATTTCGAGCAAAAACAGGAAAACGCAAATCATAACATACCAGCGGACAAATTTTCCAACCTAAATAATCTACAATTAATTTTTCTTTACCAGAAGTATAGACTTTGTCTTCTCCAGCAAGCGTAAACAAATGTCGTTTATCATAAAACTGCAACTCGCCATTTGGAAATATAAAAACCAATCTATTAAAGAAATTTTTGCCTTCTTTAATAATCAAACTTCCTGTTATGGCACATTTTTTGGCTTTCGCCAAAGATTGCAACCATTGCATTGTTTCCCCTTGCATTGTTTCGGCAACGGCAGAAGGATTCATTGTAAAACCAGTAGTAAACATTTCGGGAAGAACAATTAAATCTACTTGTTCCGTAAGGGCATGGATTTTTTTCTCGTAAAAATTACGATTGGATTTTGGGTTTTCCCAAACAATTGACGATTGAACTAATGCTACTTTCATTTTATAAAATTACAAATTTTCGGGCGATTTAATAAAACAAAAAACGCATTCAAATTAATGAATGCGTTTTTACTATTGCCTTTTGGCTAATGCCTAAAAAACTATTATTTCAAACTTGCAGATAAAAATTCTCTGTTCATACGAGCAATGTTCTCCAAAGAAATTCCTTTTGGGCATTCTACTTCACAAGCACCAGTATTGGTACAGTTACCAAAACCTTCTTCATCCATTTGACGAACCATATTCAAAACACGGTCTGTAGCTTCAATTCTACCTTGTGGCAACAAAGCATATTGAGATACTTTAGCCCCAACGAATAACATAGCTGAACCATTTTTACAAGTTGCTACACAAGCACCACAACCAATACATGCTGCTGCTTCAAAAGCTTTATCAGCATCTTGTTTATTAATTGGAGTTGCATTCGCATCGATAGTATTTCCAGAAGTATTCACAGAAACGAAACCTCCTGCTTGTTGAATTCTATCAAAAGATGTTCTGTCTACAATTAAATCTTTAATTACAGGAAAAGCTGCCGAACGCCAAGGCTCGATAACGATTGTATCTCCATCATTAAACATTCTCATGTGCAATTGACAAGTGGTGATTCCAGTATCAGGTCCATGTGCACGTCCGTTGATATACAATGAACACATTCCGCAAATCCCTTCACGACAGTCGTGGTCAAATGCGATAGGTTCTTTTCTTTCGTTTACTAATTGTTCATTCAATTGGTCTAACATTTCCAAAAATGAACTTGCCGTAGAGACATCGTTCAATTTGTATGTTTCCATTTTTCCTTTTTCTTTTGAGTTTTTTTGACGCCAAATTTGAAGGCTTATATTTATATTTTTTGCTGCGCTCATAATCCTATTATTTGTAATTTCTAGCTGCGATTTTAATAAACTCGTATTTCAATTCTTCTTTGTGAAGTTCCGATTTTGTAACATCGTATCCTTTGTTTTCCCAAGCTCCTACGAACGAGAAGTTTTCGTCATCACGAAGTGTTTCTCCTTCTGAATCTTGATATTCTTCACGGAAGTGACCTCCACAAGATTCTTTACGTTGCAAAGCATCCATAGCCATTAATTGTCCTAATTCGATGAAATCGGCAACACGAAGTGCTTTTTCTAATTCAGGATTCAATTCGTCTGAACTTCCAGGAACATAAACTTCTTTATAGAATTCTTCTTTTAAAGCAGCAATTTCGGCAATGGCTTCTGTCAAACCTTTTTCATTACGCCCCATTCCTACTTTATTCCACATAATATGACCTAAACGTTTGTGGAAATGATCCACAGTTTTAGTTCCATTGTTAGACAAGAATTTATTGATTTGCTCTTTTACATTATTTTCGGCAGCTACGAATTCTGGCAAATCTGTAGAGATTTTTCCAGTACGAATATCATCAGCTAAATAATTAGAAACGGTGTAAGGCAATACAAAATATCCATCGGCCAAACCTTGCATCAAGGCCGAAGCTCCTAAACGGTTCGCTCCGTGGTCAGAGAAGTTAGCTTCTCCTGCAACGAAACAACCTGGAATAGTCGATTGTAAGTTATAATCAACCCAAACTCCACCCATTGTATAGTGAACTGCAGGGTAAATTTTCATTGGAGTTTCATAAGGATTCTCATCCGTTATTTTTTGGTACATCGTAAACAAGTTACCGTATTTTTCTTCCAACCATTTTTTTCCTAAAGTAAGAATTTCTTCTTGAGAAGGATTGTGATTTCCTTTGGCGAAAGCCGTTTGTTTTCCTTTGGATTGAATCTCTGTAGAGAAATCAAGGTAAACGCCTTCGTTAGTGTCATTAGCCTCAATTCCGCGACCTTCGTCACAAACTTCTTTTCCTGCTCTTGAAGCCACATCGCGAGGAACTAAGTTACCAAATGCTGGATATTTTCTTTCTAAGTAATAATCTCTATCTTCTTCCGCAATTTGTGTTGGTTTCATTTTACCAGCACGAATCGCTTCTGCATCTTCTTTTTTCTTTGGAACCCAAATACGTCCTGAGTTTCTTAACGACTCAGACATTAATGTCAATTTAGATTGATTGGTACCGTGAACTGGAATACAAGTTGGGTGAATCTGTACGTAACAAGGATTTGCGAACAAAGCTCCTTGTTTGTGAATTTTCCAACCAGCAGTTACATTCGATCCCATTGCATTAGTAGAAAGAAAATAAACGTTTCCGTATCCTCCAGTAGCAATAATCACGGCGTGTGCTGAATGTCTTTCTAATTCACCTGTGATCAAATTACGAGCAATGATTCCACGAGCTTTTCCGTCTACTTTTACCAATTCCAACATTTCATGACGGTTGTACATATCGATTTTTCCTAAACCGATTTGTCTTGATAAAGAAGAATAAGCTCCTAATAATAATTGTTGTCCTGTTTGTCCAGCGGCATAAAAAGTACGTTGTACTTGTGTACCACCAAAAGAACGATTGTCCAACATTCCACCATAATCACGGGCAAAAGGAACTCCTTGGGCCACACATTGGTCGATGATATTTCCAGAAACTTCCGCTAAACGATGAACGTTTGCTTCACGTGCTCTGTAATCTCCACCTTTAATTGTATCATAAAACAAACGGAAAGTACTATCTCCGTCATTTTGATAATTTTTTGCAGCATTAATACCTCCTTGTGCTGCGATTGAGTGCGCACGACGTGGAGAATCTTGGTAACAAAATGCTTTTACATTATAACCCATTTCGGCAAAAGATGCTGCTGCCGAAGCACCAGCCAATCCAGTTCCTACTACGATAATATCTATTTTTGGTCGGTTGTTTGGAGCAACTAACTTTAAGTGATCTTTATAATCAGTCCATTTTTGTGAAATGTGACCTTCTGGTATTTTAGAATCTAGTTTCATTATAGATTGATGTTAATTATTAAAATGATGAAATAGTGCAATGAAAATAAATCCAAAAGGAACTATAATTGCAAAAGCATAACATATTTTATGCAACGACCTTCCGATTTTATTATCGAAACCAATTGATTGTAAAGAGGATGTAAATCCATGCCACAAGTGAACTGATAATAATAAAAACGCAACACTATACAATCCTGTACGAATAGGGCTTTCAAATTTAGCAACTAATTCTGTATAATATCTTGATTCTTCGATAGCATTTACCTCTACATATTTGTAAATCATTTCGTGAACCCAGAAATCATAAAAATGTAATCCTAAAAATGCTAAAACCACTAAGCCTGAAATAATCATATTTCTTGACGCCCATGATGCATTAGCAGCTCCATTGTATTTTGCATAAGCAATTGGTCTTGCACTTCTGTTTTTCAACTCTAAAACAAATCCCATAACAAAGTGAAAAACAACACCTACAATTAAAATAGGCTGCATAACAAATTGGATTAAAGGATTATACCCCATAAAATGAGACATTTCGTTGAAAGCATCAGCACTAAAAACCGAAACCATGTTAATAAAAAAATGTAATGATAGAAACATAATCAAAAAAAGTCCAGAAAGAGCCATTGCAACTTTTTTAGCAATGGATGACTTTAATAATGTAGATTTTGCCATAAGAATTTGAATAAAATTTATAAAAGTTATGCAAAAATAAATGAATTAGGAAGAAACTACAACCTTTTCGTGGCTATTTATAATCATTTTAAAGTGTTATAGCACATCATCAAACAAACCCTTAAAAAACAACGCATAACACATTAATTATCTGTATTTTAGTTAAACAAAAGTGAAGGTATTTTATCTTTTTGATTTGTGAATTTAATTGTTTTTATAGTTGTTTTTACTTCAAAATTATGTAATCCGTAATTTTAACTAATTATTTGTTTGTAATCCGTAAAAACATTAAAAACCATATTTTTTATCTGTCTAAAATAATTGGAATTTGAGTTGGTAATTTTAACTTTACCAGTTAAAAAATTAGTACATGAAAATCGGAATTGACGCAATCGCTTTTGACGTTGCCAAAATACATTTACCTATAAAAACTTTGGCGAAAGCCCGAAATATAGAACCTGATAAACTAGAAAAAGGTTTAGGTTTAATCAAAATGACTTTGCCAGACACACACCAAGATACTGTTGTTTTTGGGGCCAATGCATTAACAAAGCTTATCGTTGAAAATGATATTAATTTAAACGAAATCTCAAGAATATATGTTGGAACTGAAAGTGCTATTGACAGCTCCAAACCTATAGCATCTTACTTGATTAACTTAATAGAACAAAAATTCGGAGAAGACCTTTTATCGGAATGCGACGTTGTTGACTTCACATTTGCCTGTATAGGAGGTGTTGATGCCCTACAAAATTGCATTGATTTTGTAACTTTAAACCCTACCAAAAAAGCAATTGTCGTTACTACTGACTTTGCAAAATACGACTTAAATTCTACAGGAGAATATACGCAAGGTGCTGGAGCGTTAGCCATGCTTATTAGTACAAATCCAAGAATCATTGCTTTTGAAAACAATTGGGCAACAAGCACTAAAGGAGTTTTTGATTTTTTCAAACCTTATCGTACGATTTCTAAAAACGAATTAACAGGCGATGAAAATAATTTACCTTGGTTTGAAAATTTAGAAAGTGAAATAGAAATCCACAAAGACCAACCTGTATTTGACGGACAATATTCAAATCAATGCTACATGGATAGAACCAAAGCAGCCTATTTTTCATTCAAGAAAATTAAAAATACATCCGAAACTGTTTATAATTCATGGAGAAGCATCATCATGCATTTGCCGTATTCTTTCCAAGGCAGACGCATGTTATCAGAGATTTACGCTCTAGATGCGAGTTCGAAAATTATTTCTGGTGATGAATCTATTTCTGATTATCAAAACAAACTGAAGGAAGTAAGTAAATCCGATGATTACAGAAATTTTGTTAATCAAAAACTACAGCCTGCCGAAATTGCTTCTTCTTTAATTGGAAACTTATACACTGGTTCTATTTTTATGGGATTGCTTTCAACATTAGCTCATTTTTATAATACAAAAGCTGAAATTTCGGGAGAAAAATTTGGATTTTTAGCTTACGGAAGCGGTTCAAAATCAAAGGTTTTTGAAGGTACAATACAACCTGATTGGAGAACCGCAATTGCTACTGTAGATTTATTTGAGACCTTAGAAAAAAGTCATGAAATCGATTTTGAAACCTATGAAAAACTTCATAAGAAAGAACAAAAGAATAGTGTTCAACTTCCAAAAAACGAATGGGTTTTAGACCGAATAGAAAAAGAAAGTCCAAACTTAATTGGAGCTAGATATTACAAGTGGGTTGATTAAATTCATGCAACACTTCTCAATTAAGCACAAAATAGAAACAAAGCCAATTTGTTATATTTTGTGCTTTTTATTTAAAATTTACCCTATTCATAACAAAAAACAATTTAATCTTAGTATTTTTGAGTACTTATAAATACAACTCTAATTGTTATGAAATACCATCAAATTGACCGAAATTTATTTATAAAAAATCGTGATAAATTCATGGCTCAAATGAAGCCTAAAAGTGTTGCGGTTTTTAATTCTAATGACATATATCCTATTAGTGCGGACAGCACAATGCCTTTTGCACAACACCGTGATATTTTTTATTTAAGCGGAGTAGATCAAGAAGAAAGCATTTTATTGCTTTTCCCTGATGCACCATACGAACACCAAAGAGAAATGTTATTCCTAAAAGAAACTAGCGAACACATTGCCATTTGGGAAGGGGAAAAACTAACCAAAGAACGTGCTTTTGAAGTTTCAGGCATCAAAACAGTTTATTGGTTACAAGATTTTAAAAAAATTCTGTTTGAAATGATGACTCATTCAGATACTATTTATATCAATACAAATGAACATTACAGAGCTACAATAGAAACGGAAACACGTGAAGCTCGATTTGTAAAATGGTGGAAAGAAAATTATCCGGCACATTCAGTAGCCAAAAGTAATCCCATTTTACAACGCTTGCGTTCTGTAAAAGAAAGCGAAGAATTAGATTTAATCCAAAACGCCTGTAATATTACCGAAAAAGGTTTTAGAAGATTACTTTCTTTTGTAAAGCCAAATGTTACCGAATACGAAATCGAAGCAGAACTAGTTCACGAGTTTATTCGGAACCGTTCCAAAGGTTTTGCTTATACTCCAATTATTGCTTCTGGAAATAATGCAAACGTATTACACTATATAGA
Above is a window of Flavobacterium sp. 123 DNA encoding:
- a CDS encoding Ig-like domain-containing protein, which encodes MLKNNFKYIYFLLLLVVVSCAKRGSITGGLKDTIAPVLKASFPKNFSTNFKENEIKLTFDEYIKLKDLKKQLIISPPMKNEPLISPLTSSKYITIKINDTLKPNTTYSFNFGQSVADNNEGNTLNQFKYIFSTGNNIDSLAIGGKIKDAYNKEVESFVSVMLYEVNDTYKDSIVYNETPRYVTNTLDSLKTFRLENIKAGKYLLVAMKDYNNNNKYNPKKDKIGFRKEFITIPNDTIYELELFKETLPFKAFKPNQVSGNRLVMPYEGNLHSANERPKIVLKNKDEIIPTILTQLPKKDSLQIWYKPIKADSLSIEVNKDKYTGTFNFKIKDQKKDSLSIVAKPNAILNFRDRFTLETATPLVNFDKSKIKILTKDSVDVPFTTEYDEFNQKLYLDFKKEPSEKYNFTLLPGALTDFYEKSNDTLRYKLDTKSTTEYGNLNVTLENVKHFPVLVELTNAKGEVITSQYTESNPVITFSLLEPALFSLRAIYDENKNKTYDPGNFLEKKYAEEVIYFSKEIDVRANWDVEQPFDLSIPYIPEKKPKKKTEKKKP
- a CDS encoding amidohydrolase, whose protein sequence is MKVALVQSSIVWENPKSNRNFYEKKIHALTEQVDLIVLPEMFTTGFTMNPSAVAETMQGETMQWLQSLAKAKKCAITGSLIIKEGKNFFNRLVFIFPNGELQFYDKRHLFTLAGEDKVYTSGKEKLIVDYLGWKICPLVCYDLRFPVFARNTENYDLLLYVANWPKPRINAWDILIKARSVENMCYTIGVNRVGLDSNNLEYIGHSQVVDYLGNSILEPQESEAVFIVELNKDKMLETRKKLGFLNDLDSFEIKNL
- a CDS encoding succinate dehydrogenase/fumarate reductase iron-sulfur subunit — translated: MSAAKNINISLQIWRQKNSKEKGKMETYKLNDVSTASSFLEMLDQLNEQLVNERKEPIAFDHDCREGICGMCSLYINGRAHGPDTGITTCQLHMRMFNDGDTIVIEPWRSAAFPVIKDLIVDRTSFDRIQQAGGFVSVNTSGNTIDANATPINKQDADKAFEAAACIGCGACVATCKNGSAMLFVGAKVSQYALLPQGRIEATDRVLNMVRQMDEEGFGNCTNTGACEVECPKGISLENIARMNREFLSASLK
- a CDS encoding fumarate reductase/succinate dehydrogenase flavoprotein subunit; the protein is MKLDSKIPEGHISQKWTDYKDHLKLVAPNNRPKIDIIVVGTGLAGASAAASFAEMGYNVKAFCYQDSPRRAHSIAAQGGINAAKNYQNDGDSTFRLFYDTIKGGDYRAREANVHRLAEVSGNIIDQCVAQGVPFARDYGGMLDNRSFGGTQVQRTFYAAGQTGQQLLLGAYSSLSRQIGLGKIDMYNRHEMLELVKVDGKARGIIARNLITGELERHSAHAVIIATGGYGNVYFLSTNAMGSNVTAGWKIHKQGALFANPCYVQIHPTCIPVHGTNQSKLTLMSESLRNSGRIWVPKKKEDAEAIRAGKMKPTQIAEEDRDYYLERKYPAFGNLVPRDVASRAGKEVCDEGRGIEANDTNEGVYLDFSTEIQSKGKQTAFAKGNHNPSQEEILTLGKKWLEEKYGNLFTMYQKITDENPYETPMKIYPAVHYTMGGVWVDYNLQSTIPGCFVAGEANFSDHGANRLGASALMQGLADGYFVLPYTVSNYLADDIRTGKISTDLPEFVAAENNVKEQINKFLSNNGTKTVDHFHKRLGHIMWNKVGMGRNEKGLTEAIAEIAALKEEFYKEVYVPGSSDELNPELEKALRVADFIELGQLMAMDALQRKESCGGHFREEYQDSEGETLRDDENFSFVGAWENKGYDVTKSELHKEELKYEFIKIAARNYK
- a CDS encoding succinate dehydrogenase cytochrome b subunit, giving the protein MAKSTLLKSSIAKKVAMALSGLFLIMFLSLHFFINMVSVFSADAFNEMSHFMGYNPLIQFVMQPILIVGVVFHFVMGFVLELKNRSARPIAYAKYNGAANASWASRNMIISGLVVLAFLGLHFYDFWVHEMIYKYVEVNAIEESRYYTELVAKFESPIRTGLYSVAFLLLSVHLWHGFTSSLQSIGFDNKIGRSLHKICYAFAIIVPFGFIFIALFHHFNN
- a CDS encoding hydroxymethylglutaryl-CoA synthase family protein, which gives rise to MKIGIDAIAFDVAKIHLPIKTLAKARNIEPDKLEKGLGLIKMTLPDTHQDTVVFGANALTKLIVENDINLNEISRIYVGTESAIDSSKPIASYLINLIEQKFGEDLLSECDVVDFTFACIGGVDALQNCIDFVTLNPTKKAIVVTTDFAKYDLNSTGEYTQGAGALAMLISTNPRIIAFENNWATSTKGVFDFFKPYRTISKNELTGDENNLPWFENLESEIEIHKDQPVFDGQYSNQCYMDRTKAAYFSFKKIKNTSETVYNSWRSIIMHLPYSFQGRRMLSEIYALDASSKIISGDESISDYQNKLKEVSKSDDYRNFVNQKLQPAEIASSLIGNLYTGSIFMGLLSTLAHFYNTKAEISGEKFGFLAYGSGSKSKVFEGTIQPDWRTAIATVDLFETLEKSHEIDFETYEKLHKKEQKNSVQLPKNEWVLDRIEKESPNLIGARYYKWVD
- a CDS encoding aminopeptidase P family protein, translated to MKYHQIDRNLFIKNRDKFMAQMKPKSVAVFNSNDIYPISADSTMPFAQHRDIFYLSGVDQEESILLLFPDAPYEHQREMLFLKETSEHIAIWEGEKLTKERAFEVSGIKTVYWLQDFKKILFEMMTHSDTIYINTNEHYRATIETETREARFVKWWKENYPAHSVAKSNPILQRLRSVKESEELDLIQNACNITEKGFRRLLSFVKPNVTEYEIEAELVHEFIRNRSKGFAYTPIIASGNNANVLHYIENNQQCKAGDLVLLDVAAEYANYSSDMTRMIPVSGKFSDRQKAVYNAVLRVKNEATKMLVPGTLWKQYHFEVGKIMTSELLGLGLLDKTDIQNENPEWPAYKKYFMHGTSHHMGLDTHDYGILTEPMQANMVFTVEPGIYIPAEGFGIRLEDNVVVQESGEPFNLMRNIPIEVDEIENLMNS